Proteins encoded together in one Helicobacter pylori window:
- a CDS encoding type I restriction endonuclease subunit R: MPYNEITRVQVPALMHLAKLGYDFIPTKNKPKLDTATNILTDSFTQAFERLNPNPTKNAKDVLAEMKKRLNDDDLGKSFYEYLLKSEHQIIDFDNPNNNLYEMMAELPYKSLRTDITLFINGLPLVNIEVKQPLAGQGIKEEKDRHIKRYENPENKVFYNLAQIWLFSDNSPYDGNNPDQGAFYSASYSPIFQRFVEANKLDITPPPPENDQNHQNHRSLEEIQKRVLNEFNLKDADTPKSPKDTPTNSLLTSFCSHKRLCFILKYGISFLKEKSEFKKHIWRYAQMFASLNVLKELQKHYETNPKDPLKGIIWHTQGSGKTALTYHLTKLIRDFFSPLNKKTKFYFIVDRLDLLEQAKNEFSKRGLCVHEAENKEDLSQKLKNSSVFEGPQGNNEIIVVNIQKFKAPNEEKAPNEEKAPNEDPSSTPKEIVSKTELQEATKDSRNLQRVFIIDEAHRSYDPKGCFYANLIECDKTAIKIALTGTPLLEYNAQDKATKNTFGNYLHTYSYTESIKDKHTLKLQLESIEKSYKEKLQEIYRLLQESITIENTEVKKETIFNHERYIKEMLYYIIRDLLNFRRVNNDENLKAMVICFSSAQAKLANLFFNEIQEKVLQENPNLKILKQLQSSLILHDEQEVKEKIYSFKHEDTDIVFVFNMLLTGFDLPNLKRLYIHRELKDHNLLQALARVNRPYKNMSFGYLIDFVGIKENYDKTTDDYLKELNQFNQSDFNIKDNLKDMFADRKVLEKDIKNAYDDLFDYPIDDVEDMTSTIVSISGMNELLKVSQAINTLKINYNLIRTSSDEKILSLKEKIDIEKISKISSMLSKKAKQLHALKNINEPKNPNDLMILEDLIALLDFKIEFKESKELRFKEKEEISAKYKQAKEMLEKIPDKQDKEIQKISKDLSKLIQEPLTNDNFDGISHSYSVIISQLKQHKEQTTHLLNKYNNDRAYVITHKRLHNRFMEENISKGIFTLLSALKKALDARISKRQEILNEETTLKNAIKVELRDAFKEYPSLKDLEKEKEFITQTLFNELTQNHHQGNLNA; the protein is encoded by the coding sequence ATGCCATACAATGAAATCACAAGGGTTCAAGTCCCTGCCTTAATGCATTTAGCCAAGTTGGGCTATGATTTTATCCCTACTAAAAATAAGCCTAAATTAGACACCGCCACCAATATTTTAACCGATAGTTTCACTCAAGCCTTTGAGCGATTGAACCCTAACCCCACTAAAAACGCAAAAGATGTTCTTGCTGAAATGAAAAAACGCTTGAATGACGATGATTTAGGCAAAAGCTTTTATGAATACTTGCTCAAAAGCGAGCATCAAATCATAGACTTTGATAACCCTAACAACAATCTTTATGAAATGATGGCTGAATTACCCTACAAATCCCTAAGAACTGACATCACCCTTTTTATCAACGGCTTGCCTTTGGTGAATATAGAAGTTAAGCAGCCTTTAGCCGGACAAGGCATTAAAGAGGAAAAAGATCGCCATATCAAACGCTACGAAAACCCTGAAAATAAAGTTTTTTATAACCTCGCACAAATCTGGCTCTTTAGCGATAACTCACCCTATGATGGAAACAACCCCGATCAAGGCGCGTTTTATAGCGCTTCTTATTCGCCTATTTTCCAACGCTTTGTTGAAGCCAATAAGCTAGATATTACCCCCCCCCCCCCCGAAAATGATCAAAACCATCAAAACCATCGATCGCTTGAAGAAATTCAAAAACGCGTCTTAAACGAATTCAACCTTAAAGACGCCGACACCCCAAAAAGCCCCAAAGACACCCCCACAAACTCCCTTTTAACTTCGTTTTGCTCTCACAAAAGGCTTTGCTTTATCCTAAAATACGGCATCAGTTTCTTAAAAGAAAAATCAGAGTTTAAAAAACACATTTGGCGTTATGCGCAGATGTTTGCGAGCTTGAATGTTTTAAAAGAATTGCAAAAGCATTATGAAACGAACCCAAAAGATCCCCTAAAAGGCATCATCTGGCACACGCAAGGCAGCGGTAAAACCGCCTTAACCTACCATTTAACCAAACTCATCAGAGACTTTTTTAGCCCGCTAAACAAAAAGACTAAATTTTATTTTATTGTGGACAGACTAGATTTATTAGAACAAGCCAAAAACGAGTTTTCAAAAAGAGGCCTTTGTGTGCATGAGGCAGAAAATAAAGAGGATTTGAGCCAAAAATTAAAAAACTCTAGCGTTTTTGAAGGCCCTCAAGGGAATAATGAAATCATCGTTGTGAATATCCAAAAATTCAAAGCCCCCAATGAAGAAAAAGCCCCCAATGAAGAAAAAGCCCCCAATGAAGACCCTTCCAGCACTCCTAAAGAAATTGTTTCTAAAACAGAATTACAAGAAGCGACAAAAGATAGCCGCAATTTACAAAGGGTGTTTATCATAGATGAAGCCCACAGGAGCTATGATCCTAAAGGTTGCTTTTACGCTAATTTGATAGAATGCGACAAGACAGCAATCAAAATCGCCCTCACAGGCACGCCCCTATTAGAATACAACGCGCAAGATAAAGCCACTAAAAACACTTTTGGCAACTACTTGCACACCTATTCTTATACAGAATCCATTAAAGACAAACACACCCTAAAACTCCAGTTAGAAAGCATTGAAAAGAGCTACAAAGAAAAACTACAAGAAATCTATCGCCTTTTACAAGAAAGCATCACTATTGAAAATACAGAGGTTAAAAAAGAAACGATTTTTAATCATGAAAGATACATTAAAGAAATGCTCTATTATATCATCAGAGATTTATTGAATTTCAGGCGTGTAAATAATGATGAAAATTTAAAGGCTATGGTAATTTGTTTTTCAAGCGCCCAAGCCAAGTTAGCTAATTTATTTTTTAATGAAATCCAAGAAAAAGTCTTACAAGAAAACCCTAACTTAAAAATTTTAAAACAACTCCAATCCAGTCTTATTTTGCATGACGAACAAGAAGTCAAAGAAAAGATTTATTCTTTCAAACATGAAGATACGGATATAGTCTTTGTGTTTAACATGCTTTTAACCGGCTTTGATTTACCCAATCTCAAACGCCTTTATATCCACAGAGAATTAAAAGATCACAATTTGCTCCAAGCCCTAGCCAGAGTGAATCGCCCCTATAAAAACATGTCTTTTGGCTACCTTATAGATTTTGTAGGGATTAAAGAAAATTATGACAAAACGACTGATGATTATTTGAAAGAGTTAAACCAATTCAATCAAAGCGATTTTAATATCAAAGATAATCTCAAAGACATGTTTGCGGATCGCAAGGTTTTAGAAAAAGACATTAAAAACGCCTATGATGATCTTTTTGATTACCCCATTGATGATGTAGAGGACATGACTAGCACCATTGTCAGTATCAGCGGAATGAACGAGCTTTTAAAAGTCTCACAAGCCATTAACACGCTTAAAATAAACTACAATTTAATCCGCACTTCTAGCGATGAAAAAATCCTTTCACTAAAAGAAAAAATTGATATTGAAAAGATCAGCAAAATCTCTTCAATGCTCAGTAAAAAAGCCAAACAACTCCATGCGTTAAAAAATATCAATGAGCCTAAAAACCCAAACGATTTAATGATTTTAGAAGACCTCATCGCTCTTTTAGACTTTAAAATAGAATTTAAAGAAAGCAAAGAATTACGCTTTAAAGAAAAAGAAGAGATTAGCGCTAAATACAAGCAAGCTAAAGAGATGTTAGAAAAAATCCCGGACAAACAAGACAAAGAAATCCAAAAGATTTCTAAAGATCTTTCAAAACTGATCCAAGAACCCCTAACCAATGATAATTTTGATGGAATTTCTCATTCCTACAGCGTAATCATTTCACAACTAAAACAACATAAGGAGCAAACCACCCACTTATTAAATAAATACAACAATGATCGAGCTTATGTGATCACGCATAAGCGACTTCACAATCGCTTCATGGAAGAAAACATTTCTAAGGGAATTTTCACGCTTTTAAGCGCGCTCAAAAAAGCTCTTGATGCGCGCATTTCTAAGCGTCAAGAAATCTTAAACGAAGAAACCACCCTAAAAAATGCCATAAAAGTAGAATTAAGGGACGCTTTCAAAGAATACCCCTCCTTAAAAGATTTAGAAAAAGAAAAAGAATTTATTACTCAAACCCTTTTTAACGAACTCACGCAAAACCACCATCAAGGAAATTTGAATGCCTAA
- a CDS encoding DUF115 domain-containing protein: MPFLKALESFDAPFLEKEISKRFRDNLVFFKSYHPNLFNALNTPFKNYQLLFEKNHFNLLHTPTNALSYPKHQMIETAFSMASNPLNNPRWSLDNNRLSLHYLKTQNNHKLPLTLKATHAILNFLDNHQTPCSLKKFLPPTMIYGVLDGLFLAILQAQNYRFHSLYLFEENLDLFKISCYFARYEDLIKKGAKLFIQGFFNPNELKMDFLKRPVTHSFLKLEIMPYKSAFNMRMRENIQSYYKQALRGWGSFEDELLGLKNTLKNLPLYQTLKTKPKKINAPICVVGNGPSLDLLLDFLKENEKNFIIFSCGTALKPLKAHGVKVDFQIEVERIDYLKEVLENAPLEDTPLMGANMLNPNAFNVAKEALMFMRGGSACAYISPLSIEYAAPFVGNAGVALAGLMSDEIYLCALDCAYIKGFKKHAKNSYYGDEKEIDTSSLISIEGNFKGYETFSDSLFLLSKERIEEALYHYQPKKVYNLSYGAKIKHAVSLNYSQVKLKQTNKQDAIARIKSMFNPPNNHAKDLNNLQKNLMNFKEDFLKYLNTPCQTKQEIFEWVDNLNGFCQTASAKTPTIGILFEGSVAHILQSVLIVSLHLKENELTHFINHSQNTLKQFLKKACLLLQRQLKQP; encoded by the coding sequence ATGCCCTTTTTAAAAGCCCTAGAATCTTTTGATGCGCCCTTTTTAGAAAAAGAAATTTCAAAGCGCTTTAGGGACAATTTAGTTTTTTTCAAATCTTATCACCCCAATCTGTTTAACGCCCTCAATACGCCTTTTAAAAATTACCAATTGCTTTTTGAAAAAAATCATTTCAATCTCTTACACACGCCTACAAACGCTTTAAGCTACCCTAAACATCAAATGATAGAAACCGCTTTCAGCATGGCTTCTAACCCCTTGAATAACCCCAGATGGTCATTAGACAATAACCGCCTCTCTTTACATTATTTAAAAACTCAAAACAACCACAAACTCCCCCTAACCCTTAAAGCCACGCATGCGATCTTAAATTTTTTAGATAATCATCAAACGCCTTGCTCTTTAAAGAAATTCTTACCCCCCACCATGATTTATGGCGTTTTAGACGGCTTGTTTTTAGCGATTTTACAGGCTCAAAATTACCGCTTCCATTCGCTTTATTTGTTTGAAGAAAATTTAGACTTGTTTAAGATCAGTTGCTATTTTGCGCGTTATGAAGATTTAATTAAAAAAGGGGCTAAACTCTTTATTCAAGGGTTTTTTAACCCTAATGAATTGAAAATGGATTTTTTGAAACGCCCTGTTACGCATTCTTTTTTAAAATTAGAAATCATGCCCTATAAAAGCGCTTTCAATATGCGCATGCGAGAAAATATTCAAAGCTATTACAAACAAGCCTTAAGGGGTTGGGGGAGTTTTGAAGACGAATTGCTAGGGCTAAAGAACACGCTTAAAAATTTACCTCTATATCAAACCCTAAAAACCAAACCCAAAAAAATCAACGCCCCCATTTGCGTGGTGGGTAATGGGCCAAGCCTAGATTTATTGTTAGATTTTTTAAAAGAAAATGAAAAAAATTTCATTATTTTTTCATGCGGAACCGCTTTAAAGCCTTTAAAAGCGCATGGCGTTAAAGTGGATTTTCAAATAGAAGTGGAGCGCATAGACTATCTTAAGGAGGTTTTAGAAAACGCCCCCCTAGAAGACACCCCCTTAATGGGGGCTAACATGCTCAATCCTAACGCTTTTAATGTGGCTAAAGAAGCGTTGATGTTTATGCGTGGGGGGAGCGCTTGCGCGTATATAAGCCCTTTAAGTATAGAATACGCAGCGCCTTTTGTGGGCAATGCCGGGGTGGCTTTAGCGGGTTTGATGAGCGATGAAATCTATTTGTGCGCTTTAGATTGCGCTTATATTAAAGGGTTTAAAAAGCACGCTAAAAATTCCTATTATGGAGATGAAAAAGAGATTGACACCTCATCTTTAATCAGCATAGAGGGTAATTTTAAAGGTTATGAAACTTTTAGCGACTCGCTCTTTTTGCTCTCTAAAGAAAGGATTGAAGAAGCCCTTTATCATTACCAGCCTAAAAAAGTCTATAATTTAAGCTATGGGGCTAAAATCAAGCATGCTGTTAGCCTCAATTACTCTCAAGTGAAATTGAAACAAACCAACAAACAAGACGCTATCGCTCGCATTAAAAGCATGTTTAATCCCCCCAATAACCATGCTAAGGATTTAAACAATTTACAAAAAAATCTGATGAATTTTAAAGAGGATTTTTTAAAATATTTAAACACGCCTTGTCAAACCAAGCAAGAAATATTTGAATGGGTGGATAATTTGAACGGGTTTTGCCAAACAGCCAGCGCTAAAACCCCCACTATAGGCATTTTATTTGAAGGAAGTGTCGCTCATATTTTACAAAGCGTCTTAATCGTTTCATTGCACCTCAAAGAAAATGAGCTTACGCATTTTATCAACCACTCTCAAAACACCTTAAAACAATTCCTTAAAAAAGCTTGTTTGTTATTGCAAAGGCAACTCAAACAACCATGA
- a CDS encoding tellurite resistance TerB family protein — MEIILLIVAAVVLFYFYNTLKEYLKNPLNPKTKTEEYDLKNDPYLLVQSSPLDKFKQTQIGAYMRLLKFLDIQKNALDNALRTLFINELEQPLNSEQQNLAKELLNEPVDKKENFESLCQEIADHTHGEYTKRLKLVEFLMLLAYADGILDSKEKELFLDVGAFLQIDNQDFNELYDNFERFNAIEIPMSLEEAKSLFEIQTHTTKQDLEEKALDLSAPYYHKMNDNKRYSEQDFISLKKIALASQILEKDLKDS, encoded by the coding sequence ATGGAAATCATTTTATTAATTGTTGCGGCGGTTGTGTTGTTTTATTTTTACAACACCCTCAAAGAATATTTGAAAAACCCCCTAAACCCTAAAACCAAAACCGAAGAATACGACTTGAAAAATGACCCCTATTTGTTGGTGCAATCTAGCCCCCTAGACAAATTCAAGCAAACCCAAATAGGCGCGTATATGCGTCTTTTAAAGTTTTTAGACATTCAAAAAAACGCTTTGGATAACGCCTTAAGGACGCTTTTTATCAATGAATTAGAGCAGCCCTTAAATAGCGAACAGCAAAATTTAGCCAAAGAGCTTCTCAATGAGCCTGTGGATAAAAAAGAAAATTTTGAATCCTTATGCCAAGAAATCGCCGACCACACGCATGGGGAATACACCAAACGCCTGAAATTAGTGGAATTTCTCATGTTATTAGCCTATGCTGATGGGATTTTGGATAGCAAAGAAAAAGAATTGTTTTTAGATGTGGGGGCGTTTTTGCAGATAGACAATCAGGATTTTAACGAGCTTTATGATAATTTTGAACGCTTCAATGCAATAGAAATCCCTATGTCTTTAGAAGAAGCAAAAAGTCTTTTTGAAATCCAAACCCACACCACCAAGCAAGATTTAGAGGAAAAAGCTTTGGATTTAAGCGCTCCCTACTACCATAAAATGAATGACAACAAACGCTACAGCGAACAAGATTTTATCTCTTTGAAAAAAATCGCCCTCGCTTCCCAAATCTTAGAAAAAGATTTAAAAGACTCATAG